Proteins encoded within one genomic window of Marasmius oreades isolate 03SP1 chromosome 4, whole genome shotgun sequence:
- a CDS encoding uncharacterized protein (CAZy:AA3) encodes MWPFEDSVPEITAQDAVKRQDYDYIIVGGGTAGCCLASRLSEDPSVTVLIIELGNVADSWASKVPVISANPHRSGSQAARWKALPLSNVDSRVLDVVRGEALGGSSRVNAMVYTRGAPGDYNRWKEMGHPSWGYDQLEPYFVKSEKTLSQPPSSFRGGQGPWENRTFKDLPYRILHHVASATSSLGIPGVADINSPHAPAVGYATLDVATDRKMYRASTYRAFLPPSLTQERKSRLFICTNSQATLIRFSSSTSGRPKAEGVHFQDVKSDSDATQSYFVKARKEIVLCCGAVGSPHLLQLSGVGPKAHLISKGIKVVRDMPGVGTNLQDHVGLPVMYEIPLNDSLHVLERSTWVALTELLKYVVTGRGIFSLPFMQTSLFVPSQLLDENSCVVHTDKTKLDSSLPANTPDIEIMPIAFRCSDDDVVTKEGIFSFLTAHIRPKSFGSVRLASAYPLDRPAVDLGFLSNPEDYLVLRKCVRLALRLAEQVRSQGYPLKDLQVPETENDADIDRFIRKNLRTSYHYSSTCRMGAEHEVDRPGVVDDELRVHGIDALRVCDASVFPEIIAAHTMAPTVVVAEKCADMMKAAAVGKKI; translated from the exons ATGTGGCCATTTGAGGACTCTGTACCGGAGATCACAGCTCAGGATGCAGTGAAGAGGCAAGACTACGATTACATTATCGTTGGAG GTGGTACTGCTGGCTGTTGCCTAGCATCACGCTTGAGCGAAGATCCATCGGTCACAGTACTCATAATCGAACTTGGAAATGTTGCCGACTCTTGGGCCTCCAAAGTTCCTGTCATTTCGGCAAACCCTCATAGGAGCGGTTCACAAGCCGCTCGCTGGAAAGCCTTGCCATTGTCGAACGTTGACTCCCGGGTACTTGACGTCGTTCGTGGCGAGGCTCTGGGAGGGTCCTCCCGTGTGAACGCGATGGTTTATACTCGCGGCGCACCGGGTGACTATAATCGCTGGAAGGAAATGGGCCATCCGAGTTGGGGTTACGATCAGCTTGAACCTTACTTTGTCAAATCAGAGAAGACATTAAGCCAACCTCCTTCGAGTTTCCGTGGAGGCCAAG GTCCATGGGAAAATCGAACATTCAAGGATTTACCCTATCGAATCCTCCACCA TGTCGCAAGTGCTACAAGTAGTCTTGGGATCCCTGGAGTCGCCGATATCAACTCTCCGCACGCCCCAGCGGTTGGGTATGCCACATTGGACGTCGCCACTGACCGTAAGATGTACCGTGCCTCGACCTATCGAGCCTTCCTCCCGCCGTCATTGACGCAAGAGCGGAAGTCACGACTATTCATCTGcaccaattctcaagcaactCTCATACGGTTCTCCAGCTCAACCTCTGGGAGGCCTAAGGCCGAAGGTGTTCATTTCCAGGACGTTAAATCTGATTCCGATGCGACACAAAGCTACTTTGTCAAGGCTAGAAAAGAGATAGTTCTTTGTTGCGGAGCCGTTGGTTCGCCTCACCTTTTGCAATTGAG TGGCGTCGGACCCAAGGCGCATTTGATCTCCAAGGGGATTAAAGTGGTACGGGATATGCCAGGTGTCGGCACTAACCTG CAAGACCATGTTGGGCTACCGGTCATGTATGAGATTCCTCTCAACGATTCTCTCCATGTCCTCGAAAGGAGCACCTGGGTTGCTCTCACGGAACTACTTAAATATGTCGTGACTGGTCGCGGTATTTTTTCGTTACCTTTCATGCAGACATCCCTTTTCGTTCCCTCCCAGCTTCTCGATGAAAACTCTTGCGTGGTCCACACCGACAAGACGAAGCTGGATTCATCCCTGCCGGCAAACACTCCAGACATTGAAATCATGCCCATTGCCTTCCGTTGCTCTGACGACGACGTCGTCACCAAAGAAGGGatcttttccttcttgacGGCCCATATCCGGCCCAAGTCCTTCGGTAGTGTCCGTTTGGCATCAGCATACCCGCTCGATCGTCCTGCAGTCGATCTCGGCTTCCTCTCAAACCCGGAAGACTACTTGGTTTTGAGGAAATGTGTTCGCCTCGCGTTACGCCTCGCGGAACAGGTTCGGAGCCAGGGTTATCCTCTCAAGGACCTACAAGTCCCCGAAACGGAGAACGACGCTGACATCGACCGCTTCATTCGTAAAAATCTACGAACTTCCTATCACTACTCTTCCACTTGCCGTATGGGAGCTGAACATGAAGTTGACCGTCCCGGAGTGGTCGATGATGAGTTGAGGGTACATGGAATAGATGCACTACGAGTCTGTGATGCCTCGGTTTTCCCTGAAATCATTGCCGCACACACAATGGCTCCTACGGTGGTCGTAGCAGAGAAATGTGCAGATATGATGAAGGCTGCCGCTGTTGGAAAAAAAATCTGA
- a CDS encoding uncharacterized protein (BUSCO:EOG09264XUV) — translation MTAQIKEKLNNLRLELDNSIERAEAAEGQNKKLEQVLLEREQEIKALTQKLSVSETELEKAEGKLAEAKGALSEGEASKTTNEGLQRKIQLLEEELDAAEKNLKETVEKLRQVDVKAEHFERQVQRAEQERDQWEQKYTEEKRKHDELKKDFEDLNRDIQGL, via the exons ATGACTGCTCAAATCAAAGAG AAATTGAACAATCTGCGGCTTGAACTTGACAATTCAATCGAGCGTGCTGAAGCTGCAGAGGGTCAGAACAAGAAGTTGGAACAAGTCTTACTCGAGAGAGAACAGGAGATCAAGGCTCTCACACAGAAGCTCTCCGTAAGTGAAACCGAACTGGAGAAGGCAGAAGGCAAATTGGCGGAAGCCAAAGGCGCCTTGTCCGAGGGGGAAGCCTCTAAAACGACGAACGAGGGCTTACAACGGAAGATACAGCTTCTCGAGGAAGAGTTGGATGCTGCTGAGAAGAACCTCAAGGAGACTGTCGAAAA ACTTAGACAGGTGGATGTCAAGGCAGAACACTTTGAACGGCAAGTACAGAGAGCTGAACAGGAGAGGGATCAGTGGGAGCAGAAGTATACG GAGGAGAAACGCAAGCACGATGAACTCAAGAAGGACTTTGAAGATCTTAACCGCGACATCCAGGGGCTATAA
- a CDS encoding uncharacterized protein (BUSCO:EOG092629ZN) produces MSAPVPQEELSILEALVNIRNRLTALKKDRGEFIKASDVNSLYQAVVKQVTKLNDVRDDYTSYNNRLDTTLADVFSLLSLFYLTIGKTKDAPATYSQIASMRQILNHMNESALYNESDLAPFQKRIKELRQILQRDTAEGKHPQALIKLLERQVNKCDDTVKSLEESLSVLSVELIPIHEKLVTIRRKLVALAAKQGSHKAELKPLQEELRKIDSQRVDGKFLGPGGIVPASQALCSSLLEECFEIAQEVKANEESRNVASSLKPIHDRLSDLRSELEGLVLTHRWSLRETDLWNYSLSLQEIDKMRVDGKFLDSEGNRPAGQYVLLYLLRRCYGLIYRLLSSSEPVSEELMPIANKLSTVKKCLNEVLKYGGPFNPRDLYPYQLALHQIESRRKDGKFMAADGTVPEGQGIIMAHLNECHELIEMLKEAMDEGDFDDDDDDDEYEEEDDDETVQEERQFR; encoded by the exons ATGTCTGCGCCTGTTCCTCAAGAAG AACTCTCGATCCTCGAAGCGCTGGTCAA TATTCGCAACAGGTTGACAGCATTGAAGAAGGATAGAGGTGAATTTATCAAGGCATCTGATGTCAACTCCCTTTATCAAGCTGTGGTCAAGCAAG TTACCAAGTTAAACGACGTACGGGACGATTATACTTCGTATAACAATCGACTGGACACAACGTTAGCCGACGTTTTCAGTCtcctttccttattctaCCTCACCATCGGCAAGACGAAAGATGCGCCAGCTACCTACTCTCAAATTGCATCCATGCGA CAAATCCTCAATCACATGAATGAGTCGGCATTATACAACGAATCCGACCTTGCACCCTTCCAGAAACGGATCAAAGAGTTGCGACAAATTCTTCAGCGCGATACGGCGGAAGGAAAGCACCCACAAGCACTCATCAAACTATTAGAAAGACAAGTAAACAAATGTG ATGATACTGTCAAATCGCTGGAAGAGTCTCTTTCAGTCCTATCCGTGGAACTCATCCCGATCCATGAGAAGCTCGTTACAATTCGACGGAAACTCGTTGCCCTTGCTGCTAAGCAAGGTTCACACAAAGCTGAGCTCAAACCACTGCAAGAAGAGCTCCGGAAAATAGATTC TCAGAGAGTCGACGGGAAATTCCTCGGACCAGGGGGTATAGTCCCAGCATCTCAAGCCCTTTGTTCGTCGCTTCTAGAAGAATGTTTCGAGATAGCGCAGGAAGTTAAGGCCAATGAAGAGTCTAGGAACGTCGCGTCCTCGTTAAAACCCATTCACGATCGACTTAGTGATCTTCGATCTGAGTTGGAAGGACTAGTTCTGACACACCGATGGAGTCTGCGGGAGACGGATCTATGGAATTATTCTCTGAGTCTACAGGAAATCGACAAGATGCGGGTCGATGGCAAATTTCTGGACTCGGAAGGAAATCGTCCCGCAGGACAATAT GTTTTGTTATACCTGCTGCGAAGATGCTACGGCCTCATATACCGCCTTCTGTCCTCGAGCGAGCCCGTGTCTGAAGAACTCATGCCTATC GCAAACAAACTTTCTACCGTCAAGAAATGTCTGAACGAGGTCCTCAAGTACGGTGGTCCGTTTAATCCGCGTGATTTATACCCG TACCAGCTAGCTCTCCATCAAATCGAGTCGAGGCGGAAAGATGGGAAATTCATGGCGGCAGATGGAACAGTGCCTGAGGGACAGGGGATTATAATGGCTCACTTGAACGAATGCCACGAGCTGATTGAAATG TTAAAGGAGGCTATGGACGAAGGAGAttttgatgatgatgacgacgacgatgaatatgaagaggaagacgacgacgagacTGTACAGGAAGAAAGACAGTTTCGATGA
- a CDS encoding uncharacterized protein (MEROPS:MER0182135): protein MFFPFSLYLLLLVSLAAPSEASSTAPRPLKRLAHPVTHHVDIFPRVSTSNDKRNLDSASTPLRYDDSFRLILSAFDQTFHLHLSPNNHLVHPAARITYHHRDPATGETTTNSVPLLRESVKAYQGYVIPSQHTEGRRLEDMAGVREGWSSYPELGWARIMVHKHDPIVYEGAFSVNGVIHHVTTKENYYRVKRPTDPEAQNLDDLLVIWRDSDIMSDEEHYNFTGQPLRSSSPRSCGHDRLDYNVNPMLNGALRRPHDPSLWPHLWPRDDIAGNGVGTNFVDQIGQTAGCPTSQRIVYMGVAADCAYVSKYGTAESATSTILSDWNSASSLYKSTFNISLGIVELSVQQPTCPSQGSSSTPWNVNCDTDIEQRLSLFSSWRGSKGDDGIGLWHLMSGCPTGQEVGIAWMATLCKRTASTSNGQSVSGTGVSTIGLTEWQVVAHEIGHNFGAIHDCTDGCTQGANSCCPLSRDSCDTQSKYVMSPVTREGEFTFSPCSIGNICSLMSGQTAGGKTDISCLADANSPQRPLISLKMCGNGIVEDGEDCDPGTGKTSPCCNSSTCKFINNAKCDPQSSTCCTDQCGFASKDTVCRPSKDSKCDVEEKCTGTSGTCPSDVMKPNGESCGGDGLKCASGICTSVALQCQQVGASLGLQQACPQSQNSCELTCQNPNSSNSCVRLSSLMIDGSPCGLAGTCQNGQCKSGNWLDAAKQWYRENLQISIPVTIAVALLILALFYYCFNAFSRRRRAQKSLRTVVIPPPQMSPVYHHRLSSRASQLQDGMRPPGRLSRRM from the exons atgtTTTTCCCTTTTTCTCTTTATCTTCTTCTGCTGGTATCGTTAGCGGCCCCTTCTGAAGCTTCGAGTACAGCTCCAAGGCCGCTTAAACGATTAGCACATCCAGTCACTCATCATGTCGACATCTTTCCTCGAGTCTCCACTTCCAATGACAAGCGCAATTTAGACTCAGCATCAACGCCACTACGCTACGACGATTCCTTCAGGTTAATATTATCTGCCTTTGACCAGACCTTCCACCTACATTTATCTCCCAACAACCATCTCGTTCACCCCGCCGCACGCATCACCTATCATCATCGTGACCCTGCAACTGGAGAAACCACAACCAATTCGGTACCTCTCTTGAGGGAGTCGGTCAAAGCATACCAAGGATATGTCATTCCTTCACAACATACAGAAGGTCGGAGGCTCGAAGACATGGCCGGAGTACGGGAGGGATGGTCCTCCTATCCCGAACTCGGCTGGGCGAGGATCATGGTTCACAAGCACGATCCGATTGTCTATGAGGGCGCTTTCTCAGTCAACGGTGTCATACACCATGTTACGACAAAAGAGAACTATTATCGTGTCAAACGGCCTACAGATCCAGAAGCTCAAAACTTGGATGATCTTCTGGTCATTTGGCGTGACAGTGATATCATGTCGGACGAAGAACACTACAACTTTACTGGACAACCTTTACGTTCTTCCAGTCCTCGTTCGTGCGGGCATGATAGGTTAGATTACAATGTCAACCCCATGCTTAACGGTGCTCTTCGGCGACCTCACGATCCTTCGCTATGGCCCCACTTGTGGCCGAGGGACGACATCGCTGGAAATGGTGTGGGCACAAA CTTCGTCGACCAAATAGGACAGACCGCTGGTTGTCCCACTTCTCAGAGAATC GTCTATATGGGAGTTGCAGCGGACTGTGCCTACGTTTCCAAGTACGGCACTGCTGAAAGTGCAACAAGTACAATATTGAGCGACTGGAATTCTGCTAGTTCGCTTTACAAA TCTACATTCAACATCTCACTGGGCATAGTCGAGCTTTCGGTTCAACAGCCCACATGCCCTTCCCAAGGCTCCTCTTCTACTCCGTGGAATGTCAATTGCGATACAGACATCGAGCAACGGTTGAGTTTGTTTTCGAGTTGGCGCGGCAGTAAAGGTGATGACGGAATCGGACTGTGGCATCTTATGAGCGGATGCCCAACTGGACAGGAGGTAGGAATTGCGTGGATGGCAACTTTATGCAAGCGGACTGCATCCACAAGTAACGGACAGTCAGTTTCGGGAACTGGGGTATCGACTATCGGCTTGACGGAGTGGCAAGTCGTCGCTCACGAGATCGGACATAATTTTGGAGCCATT CACGAT TGTACAGACGGTTGTACGCAAGGTGCCAACAGTTGCTGTCCGCTCAGCAGAGATTCTTGTGATACTCAGTCGAAATACGTCATGAGTCCTGTTACTAGAGAAGGAGAGTTTACCTTCTCTCCATGCAGTATTGGGAATATCT GTTCGCTCATGTCCGGTCAAACAGCAGGAGGAAAGACCGACATTTCTTGTCTAGCAGATGCGAACTCTCCACAGCGTCCGTTGATTTCACTCAAGATGTGCGGAAACGGTATAGTCGAAGACGGTGAAGATTGTGATCCTGGAACTGGCAAGACCTCCCCGTGCTGTAACAGCTCGACTTGCAAGTTCATCAACAACGCCAAATGTGATCCTCAGAGCAGTACTTGCTGTACGGATCAGTGTGGATTCGCGAGTAAGGATACAGTCTGTCGGCCCAGCAAGGACAGTAAGTGTGATGTGGAGGAGAAATGCACGGGAACGAGCGGGACTTGTCCTTCGGATGTCATGAAGCCTAATGGGGAGAGCTGTGGAGGTGACGGTCTGAAATGTGCGAGTGGGATATGCACGAGTGTTGCGC TTCAATGTCAGCAAGTGGGAGCATCGCTCGGACTTCAACAAGCTTGTCCACAGTCCCAGAACTCGTGCGAACTTACATGCCAGAACCCGAATTCGTCAAACTCTTGTGTTCGACTGTCGTCGTTGATGATTGACGGGTCGCCTTGTG GTTTGGCGGGTACTTGCCAAAATGGTCAATGCAAAAGTGGTAATTGGCTTGATGCCGCAAAG CAATGGTACAGGGAGAACTTGCAAATCTCGATTCCTGTTACAATTGCTGTTGCCTTGCTCATTTTGGCACTCTTTTACTACTGTTTCAATG CGTTTTCCCGACGCAGGCGCGCCCAAAAGTCACTTCGGACGGTTGTGATACCTCCTCCTCAAATGTCACCAGTGTACCATCACAGACTGAGCAGTAGGGCGAGTCAACTTCAAGATGGTATGAGGCCGCCTGGAAGGCTGTCACGACGGATGTAG